From the Theobroma cacao cultivar B97-61/B2 chromosome 2, Criollo_cocoa_genome_V2, whole genome shotgun sequence genome, one window contains:
- the LOC18609590 gene encoding sufE-like protein 2, chloroplastic: MSLIKLLMWGQNPNYTKFWRVILMASKPFYKKDFFFFIFFHIFNWIVSSASSISTQNLKHRQDNRWATIETRSETTYEGVSDKIQLLVSEFKSLTEPVDRVKRLLHYAAMLAPFDESARVPENRVKGCATQVWLDARIDQNGKVRFRADSDSEITKGFCSCLIWMMDGADPEEVVEVRAEDLVELNVGVHGKAQSRVNTWQNVLISMRDRTEGLMLERQRELPLASASVSYIIKL; encoded by the exons ATGTCGCTAATTAAGCTCCTAATGTGGGGCCAAAATccaaattatacaaaattttggCGCGTTATCTTAATGGcgagcaagcctttttataaaaaagacttctttttcttcatcttctttcaCATTTTCAATTGGATCGTCAGCTCCGCCTCTTCAATTTCCACGCAAAATCTCAAACACAGACAAGACAACCGATGGG CGACGATTGAAACTCGGTCAGAAACCACCTATGAAGGAGTTTCGGACAAGATTCAACTTTTGGTTTCAGAATTCAAGTCTTTAACAGAGCCTGTCGATCGCGTGAAACGGCTCTTACATTACGCAGCGATGCTTGCTCCTTTCGACGAGTCGGCACGGGTGCCGGAGAATCGGGTCAAGGGTTGCGCCACTCAGGTGTGGCTCGACGCCAGAATAGACCAAAATGGAAAGGTAAGGTTTCGAGCCGACAGTGATTCGGAGATTACGAAAGGGTTCTGCTCGTGCCTCATATGGATGATGGACGGTGCGGATCCCGAAGAAGTTGTGGAAGTGAGGGCGGAGGATTTGGTGGAGTTAAACGTCGGTGTCCATGGGAAGGCCCAGTCGAGAGTGAACACGTGGCAGAACGTCTTGATCAGCATGCGGGATAGAACGGAGGGTTTGATGTTGGAGAGACAAAGGGAGCTGCCTCTGGCCTCCGCCTCCGTTTCCTACATTATAAAGCTCTGA
- the LOC18609589 gene encoding eukaryotic translation initiation factor 4B2, translated as MSKPWGGIGAWAAEAEREEAEEREAAKAAAAAAAAAPTAESQSFPSLREAVSTKAKKKKMTLSEFTMGTYSSSGGGARVTEYNRLTPEEMMLLPTRPKERSAEEMQYGRLGGGFSSYGRSGPPAGRVMRDREDSDGSWGSGRRAYGGFDEERRGPPSRVSDYDPPSRADEVDNWAMAKKATSSFDSGRQNRYGGLGTGGGGGMSRADEVDNWTAGKRPIPVRSSTFGSGFRDSGPEPDRWTRGGGGGGGFREERPRLVLDPPRGEVNEPVVKTNKPNPFGAARPREEVLAEKGLDWKTLDSEIEAKKVTSRPTSAHSSRPSSAQSSRSEGPQQQAIENVVKPRPKVNPFGDAKPREVLLEERGQDWRKIDRELERRRIERPETEEKILKEEIDNLKKEIEKESISKVESAGDQPTLRDTLLRKERELEILIRDLDNKVRFGQKAVERPGSGAGRIGSLPDRPSSQSGSIDGSRGVDFMNNRPRSRGTADAWTRPGDERRGFQGGKDRGFLGNRDLDRSRSRERW; from the exons atgtcGAAACCCTGGGGTGGCATCGGCGCGTGGGCCGCCGAGGCCGAGCGAGAAGAAGCTGAGGAGCGTGAAGCTGCGAAAGCCGCAGCCGCTGCGGCAGCTGCTGCCCCCACTGCTGAGTCGCAGAGTTTTCCTAGCCTAAGGGAAGCTGTTAGCACGAAGgctaagaagaagaaaatgactCTCTCAGAGTTCACCATGGGGACTTATTCGTCGTCCGGCGGCGGCGCTAGGGTAACGGAATACAACAGGCTGACACCCGAAGAGATGATGCTCCTGCCAACCCGACCCAAGGAACGGTCCGCCGAGGAAATGCAGTATGGGCGTCTCGGGGGTGGGTTTTCGTCTTATGGGAGGTCCGGTCCGCCTGCGGGTCGGGTTATGCGTGACCGTGAGGACAGCGACGGGTCATGGGGCTCGGGAAGGAGGGCGTACGGAGGTTTTGATGAAGAACGACGGGGTCCGCCTTCTAGGGTTTCTGATTACGATCCGCCGTCGCGTGCCGATGAGGTGGACAACTGGGCAATGGCTAAGAAAGCAACTTCTTCGTTTGATTCAGGCAGGCAAAATAGATACGGTGGGCTTGGAACTGGAGGTGGTGGTGGAATGTCTAGGGCGGATGAGGTTGATAATTGGACAGCTGGGAAACGGCCAATTCCAGTTCGATCTTCAACGTTTGGTTCGGGTTTTCGTGACTCTGGACCCGAGCCTGATAGATGGACCcgaggtggtggtggtgggggTGGATTCCGAGAGGAAAGGCCTAGATTAGTTTTGGATCCACCGAGAGGGGAAGTGAATGAGCCAGTAGTTAAGACGAATAAGCCGAATCCTTTTGGGGCAGCGAGGCCCAGGGAAGAGGTGTTGGCAGAGAAAGGATTGGATTGGAAGACGCTGGATTCTGAGATTGAGGCAAAGAAGGTAACTAGTAGGCCTACCAGCGCACACTCTAGCAGGCCATCGAGCGCACAATCCAGCAGGTCCGAGGGTCCCCAGCAGCAAGCGATTGAAAATGTAGTGAAGCCGAGGCCAAAGGTGAATCCATTTGGGGATGCTAAGCCTAGAGAAGTTTTGCTGGAAGAACGAGGTCAGGATTGGCGTAAGATTGATCGTGAATTGGAACGTCGTAGGATCGAAAg GCCAGAAACAGAGGAAAAGATattgaaagaagaaatagaTAATCTAAAGAAGGAGATTGAGAAAGAATCAATATCAAAAGTGGAATCTGCTGGAGACCAACCTACTTTACGTGACACACTGCTTCGCAAAGAAAGGGAATTAGAAATACTTATCCGAGATTTGGATAACAAAGTTAGATTTGGGCAGAAAGCTGTTGAAAGGCCTGGTTCTGGAGCTGGCAGGATTGGCAGCTTACCTGATAGACCATCTTCTCAGTCTGGGTCAATTGATGGGTCTAGAGGTGTGGACTTCATGAATAATAGGCCTAGATCTCGTGGTACTGCTGATGCATGGACAAGGCCTGGTGATGAGCGAAGAGGATTTCAGGGTGGCAAGGATAGAGGTTTCCTGGGAAACAGAGATTTGGACAG GTCAAGGTCAAGGGAGAGATGGTGA